One genomic segment of Bacteroides caccae includes these proteins:
- the topA gene encoding type I DNA topoisomerase — translation MQKNLVIVESPAKAKTIEKFLGKDFKVLSSYGHIRDLKKKEFSIDVEKNFKPNYEIPADKKALVSTLKAEAKEAETVWLASDEDREGEAIAWHLYEVLKLKPENTKRIVFHEITKSAILKAIEQPRDIDINLVNAQQARRILDRIVGFELSPVLWRKVKPALSAGRVQSVAVRLIVEREREIHAFKSEAAYRVTAVFLVPDTDGKLVEMKAELAHRIKTKKEAEAFLNACKGANFAIEDITTRPLKKTPPAPFTTSTLQQEAARKLGYTVAQTMMIAQRLYESGFITYMRTDSVNLSEFATIGSKDAIIKMMGERYVHPRHFETKTKGAQEAHEAIRPTYMENQSIEGTAQEKKLYDLIWKRTIASQMADAELEKTTVTISISSSSEVFTAIGEVIKFDGFLRVYRESYDDENEQEDESNLLPPLKKGQKLEHGPIVATERFTQRPPRYTEASLVRKLEELGIGRPSTYAPTISTIQNREYVEKGNKDGEERMFNVLTLKDQQVKDENHTEITGTEKAKLFPTDTGTVVNDFLTEYFPDILDYNFTASVEKEFDEIAEGEVKWTSILKTFYDQFHPSVENTLAIKTEHKVGERILGEEPETGKPVSVKIGRFGPMAQIGTAEDEEKPRFAQMKKGQSIETITLEEVLELFKLPRTLGEYEGKTVSVGIGRFGPYVLHNKVYVSLPKTMDPMEITLEEAEQLILEKRTKEAERHIKKFAEEPELEILNGRYGPYIAYKGNNYKIPKDIVPQDLSLHSCMELIRIQDEKGVTSAPKKKFAKKK, via the coding sequence ATGCAGAAAAACCTTGTCATTGTCGAGTCTCCGGCAAAAGCAAAAACGATTGAAAAGTTTCTTGGGAAAGATTTCAAAGTCCTTTCAAGTTACGGACATATACGCGATCTGAAGAAAAAAGAGTTCAGTATCGACGTAGAGAAGAATTTTAAACCCAATTATGAAATTCCGGCAGACAAAAAGGCTCTGGTTAGCACACTGAAAGCAGAAGCGAAAGAGGCAGAAACCGTATGGCTCGCATCCGATGAGGACCGCGAGGGAGAGGCTATCGCCTGGCATCTGTATGAGGTCTTAAAACTAAAACCGGAAAACACAAAACGAATCGTATTTCATGAAATTACGAAAAGTGCTATCTTAAAAGCAATCGAACAACCACGTGATATTGACATTAACCTCGTGAATGCACAGCAAGCACGACGTATTCTGGACCGTATCGTAGGTTTTGAACTGTCTCCTGTACTTTGGAGAAAAGTGAAACCGGCGCTTTCGGCAGGACGTGTACAATCGGTTGCCGTTCGACTGATTGTTGAGCGCGAACGCGAAATCCATGCTTTCAAATCGGAAGCAGCTTACCGTGTGACCGCCGTTTTCCTTGTGCCCGACACTGATGGGAAACTAGTGGAGATGAAAGCCGAACTGGCCCACCGTATCAAAACGAAGAAAGAAGCAGAAGCATTCCTCAACGCATGTAAAGGAGCTAATTTTGCTATCGAAGATATTACTACCCGTCCGTTAAAGAAAACACCTCCTGCTCCGTTCACAACTTCGACATTGCAACAGGAAGCTGCACGCAAATTAGGCTATACGGTGGCGCAAACTATGATGATTGCCCAACGTTTGTACGAATCGGGATTTATCACCTATATGCGTACCGACTCCGTGAACTTGTCGGAATTTGCAACCATAGGCAGTAAGGATGCTATCATCAAAATGATGGGTGAACGTTATGTGCATCCTCGTCACTTTGAAACGAAAACCAAAGGGGCACAGGAGGCACATGAAGCAATCCGTCCTACCTATATGGAAAACCAGTCCATCGAAGGGACAGCGCAGGAGAAAAAACTGTACGACTTGATATGGAAACGTACCATTGCCTCACAAATGGCAGATGCGGAACTGGAAAAGACAACTGTTACAATATCAATTAGCAGTAGTAGTGAAGTCTTTACAGCTATCGGTGAAGTTATTAAATTCGATGGATTCTTGCGTGTATACCGTGAATCTTATGACGATGAAAATGAACAAGAGGATGAAAGTAATCTGTTGCCTCCTCTGAAAAAAGGTCAGAAACTGGAACACGGTCCTATCGTTGCAACCGAACGTTTTACCCAACGCCCACCGCGCTATACCGAAGCAAGTCTTGTACGTAAATTGGAGGAGCTGGGAATCGGTCGCCCATCTACGTATGCGCCTACCATTTCCACGATTCAGAATCGCGAATATGTGGAAAAAGGCAATAAAGACGGAGAAGAACGGATGTTCAATGTGCTGACATTAAAAGACCAACAAGTCAAAGACGAAAATCATACTGAAATTACCGGAACAGAAAAGGCCAAGTTATTCCCTACGGATACCGGAACGGTAGTAAATGATTTCCTCACCGAATATTTCCCTGATATTCTGGATTATAACTTTACAGCTAGTGTAGAAAAAGAGTTCGATGAAATTGCCGAAGGAGAAGTGAAATGGACTTCAATTCTGAAAACCTTCTACGACCAATTCCACCCGTCAGTAGAAAACACTTTGGCAATAAAGACTGAACATAAAGTAGGCGAACGTATTTTGGGTGAGGAACCGGAAACAGGTAAACCTGTTTCGGTAAAAATCGGACGTTTTGGTCCTATGGCGCAAATCGGTACGGCGGAAGATGAAGAAAAGCCACGTTTTGCACAAATGAAAAAAGGTCAGTCCATAGAAACGATCACATTGGAAGAAGTGCTGGAATTGTTCAAGCTGCCCCGTACGTTAGGCGAATATGAAGGAAAGACAGTCAGTGTAGGTATTGGTCGTTTCGGTCCGTATGTACTACATAATAAGGTGTATGTATCGCTCCCGAAAACGATGGATCCCATGGAAATTACTTTAGAAGAGGCGGAACAACTGATTCTAGAGAAACGCACAAAGGAAGCCGAACGCCACATCAAGAAGTTCGCAGAAGAACCAGAATTGGAAATTCTGAATGGTCGTTACGGACCATATATAGCATATAAAGGTAATAACTATAAGATTCCTAAAGATATTGTCCCACAGGATTTAAGCCTGCATAGTTGCATGGAATTAATCAGGATACAGGACGAGAAAGGTGTTACCTCAGCACCAAAAAAGAAATTTGCAAAAAAGAAGTAA
- a CDS encoding LruC domain-containing protein, protein MKQTIFVKTLMGIFCIPLICSCVDNERDLFQEPEKIPKEQFFDFDMNQSLALDIDYGFKEEYTVLFEIYDQDPIEVNDKDGSWKKKEVEPFYRAATDKHGKFSEDGISIPADISEVWLSSDYLGTASPVKLTINADHRISFNQNDYVKSLLEKASTPISRGATANQHKYLDVWTLLPGMDWDDNGRPNNLSKEKNIPPADVLYNIKSIFDKAGGRNIHDNYPEFFNGDMISDIPITKDTEVSLVFVNSSAAWYNTVGYYTYPTSEIPTIENIKRILAFPNASPIYKTAGVGALVCGDEVKLKYWNEDTGKFEDKFPKGVTIGWYLQGMGFRSTPSNGDSQGDLVKGMGPRYSTTILNEPGKDGVQRQRTISLRDSKSNQIVAIGFEDNIDLDYCDAIFYVHIAEKDAIDEGVIPELPTDPEGPTDEDNYTSYSGILTFEDLWPEQGDYDMNDVMIRYTSKVYKSILTNRIYKVVDEFTPLHRGGYLVNGFGYQLHNTTNSDISKVTIESPSYAPKSQYMPGETEAGQSHPTILLFDNMAIFDNKEEKARKYTVTIQVNDVTSKSILPPYNPFIFVGSGQARGREVHLVKYPPTDKADLSLLGTGKDVSRPEEDLYYVSIDLMPFALNMPVSEFPIPEEGIRIDESYPKFTTWVKSNGAQAKDWYKYPKK, encoded by the coding sequence ATGAAACAAACAATATTTGTAAAGACATTAATGGGCATATTTTGTATCCCATTGATATGTAGTTGTGTAGACAATGAACGTGATTTATTTCAAGAACCCGAGAAGATTCCCAAAGAACAGTTCTTTGATTTCGACATGAATCAAAGTTTAGCCTTAGATATTGACTATGGCTTTAAGGAAGAATATACGGTTCTTTTTGAGATTTATGACCAAGATCCGATCGAAGTAAATGACAAAGATGGTAGTTGGAAGAAAAAAGAAGTAGAACCCTTTTATCGGGCTGCAACTGACAAACATGGTAAATTTAGTGAAGATGGAATAAGTATACCGGCTGATATCTCAGAAGTATGGCTATCATCCGACTATCTAGGTACAGCATCTCCGGTAAAACTAACAATTAACGCCGATCATCGTATTTCTTTCAACCAAAATGACTATGTTAAGTCCCTGCTTGAAAAAGCATCAACCCCGATAAGCAGAGGGGCAACAGCCAATCAGCACAAATATTTGGATGTCTGGACACTGCTGCCTGGTATGGACTGGGATGACAACGGACGTCCCAATAACTTATCAAAAGAAAAGAATATTCCTCCTGCTGATGTACTTTATAATATAAAAAGCATCTTCGACAAAGCGGGAGGAAGGAACATTCATGATAACTATCCTGAGTTCTTTAATGGTGATATGATATCAGATATCCCTATCACTAAAGATACAGAAGTTAGTCTAGTATTTGTTAACAGTAGTGCCGCATGGTATAATACAGTAGGGTATTACACTTATCCGACCAGCGAAATACCGACCATAGAAAACATCAAAAGGATATTAGCATTCCCAAATGCTTCTCCTATTTATAAAACAGCCGGAGTAGGAGCTTTAGTCTGTGGTGATGAAGTTAAACTAAAATACTGGAATGAAGACACGGGAAAATTTGAAGACAAATTTCCTAAGGGCGTCACTATTGGCTGGTATCTGCAAGGTATGGGATTCAGAAGCACACCTTCAAACGGAGATTCACAAGGCGATCTCGTAAAAGGAATGGGCCCTCGATACTCCACCACAATTTTGAATGAACCGGGAAAGGATGGCGTACAAAGACAAAGAACCATATCGTTACGGGACAGTAAATCTAATCAGATTGTTGCTATCGGATTTGAGGACAACATAGACCTCGATTACTGTGATGCAATTTTCTATGTTCACATAGCCGAAAAAGATGCTATTGATGAAGGTGTAATTCCCGAGTTACCAACAGATCCGGAAGGTCCAACTGATGAAGACAACTATACTTCTTATTCCGGGATATTGACATTCGAAGACTTATGGCCGGAGCAGGGAGATTACGATATGAATGACGTAATGATACGATATACCAGTAAAGTATATAAATCAATACTGACCAATCGTATCTATAAGGTTGTTGACGAGTTCACTCCATTACATCGTGGAGGTTATTTAGTGAATGGTTTTGGTTATCAATTGCATAACACTACTAATAGCGATATTAGCAAAGTTACTATTGAAAGCCCTTCGTATGCGCCCAAATCCCAATATATGCCCGGAGAAACAGAGGCTGGTCAATCACATCCTACAATCTTGCTATTTGATAATATGGCAATATTTGATAATAAAGAAGAAAAAGCCAGGAAATACACTGTAACTATCCAAGTAAATGATGTTACTTCGAAAAGTATATTGCCACCTTACAATCCGTTTATCTTCGTAGGATCTGGCCAAGCCAGAGGTAGAGAAGTGCACTTGGTAAAATATCCTCCTACTGATAAAGCCGATCTTTCATTATTAGGAACAGGAAAAGACGTATCCAGGCCAGAAGAAGATTTATATTATGTTTCAATAGATCTGATGCCGTTTGCACTCAATATGCCGGTTAGTGAATTCCCGATCCCTGAGGAAGGTATAAGAATAGACGAATCGTATCCGAAGTTTACGACATGGGTTAAATCTAATGGCGCACAAGCTAAAGACTGGTATAAGTATCCTAAGAAATAA
- the argS gene encoding arginine--tRNA ligase has product MKIEDKLVASVISGLKALYSQEVPEKMVQIQKTKKEFEGHLTLVVFPFLKMSRKGPEQTAQEIGEYLKVNEPAVAAFNVIKGFLNLTIASATWIDLLNEIQADEQYGLVKATETSPLVMIEYSSPNTNKPLHLGHVRNNLLGNALANIVAANGNKVVKTNIVNDRGIHICKSMLAWKKYGNGETPETSGKKGDHLVGDYYVSFDKHYKAEVKELMTEFAAQGMSEDEAKAKAEAASPLMQEAREMLVKWEAGDPEIRGLWEMMNNWVYAGFDETYRKMGVSFDKIYYESNTYLEGKEKVMEGLEKGFFFKKEDGSVWADLTAEGLDHKLLLRGDGTSVYMTQDIGTAKLRFADYPIDKMIYVVGNEQNYHFQVLSILLDKLGFEWGKSLVHFSYGMVELPEGKMKSREGTVVDADDLMEEMIATAKETSQELGKLDGLTQEEADDIARIVGLGALKYFILKVDARKNMTFNPKESIDFNGNTGPFIQYTYARIQSVLRKAAESGIVVPGQIPAGIELSEKEEGLIQMVADFAAVVKQAGEDYSPSIIANYTYDLVKEYNQFYHDFSILREENEAVKVFRIALSANVAKVVRLGMSLLGIEVPSRM; this is encoded by the coding sequence ATGAAGATAGAAGATAAACTTGTAGCGTCCGTCATTAGCGGACTGAAAGCACTCTACAGTCAGGAAGTCCCTGAAAAAATGGTGCAAATTCAAAAGACCAAAAAAGAATTTGAAGGACATCTGACGCTGGTCGTGTTCCCTTTTCTGAAAATGTCAAGAAAAGGACCGGAACAGACGGCGCAGGAAATCGGTGAATATCTGAAGGTGAACGAACCGGCAGTAGCAGCTTTTAATGTGATAAAAGGTTTCCTGAACTTGACTATCGCATCGGCTACGTGGATCGATTTGCTGAATGAAATTCAGGCTGACGAACAATATGGTCTGGTGAAAGCTACCGAAACTTCGCCATTGGTGATGATTGAGTATTCTTCTCCGAATACGAACAAACCTCTTCATTTAGGTCATGTGCGTAATAACCTTTTAGGTAACGCATTGGCTAACATTGTGGCGGCAAATGGTAATAAGGTAGTAAAAACAAATATCGTAAACGATCGTGGTATCCATATCTGTAAATCCATGCTGGCATGGAAGAAATATGGAAACGGTGAAACCCCGGAAACTTCCGGCAAAAAAGGTGACCACCTCGTTGGCGATTATTATGTATCTTTCGATAAGCATTATAAAGCGGAGGTAAAGGAACTTATGACTGAGTTTGCGGCACAGGGAATGAGTGAGGATGAAGCTAAGGCGAAAGCGGAAGCTGCTTCTCCCTTGATGCAGGAAGCTCGTGAAATGTTGGTGAAGTGGGAAGCCGGTGACCCGGAAATACGCGGATTGTGGGAAATGATGAATAACTGGGTGTATGCCGGATTTGATGAAACTTACCGGAAAATGGGTGTCAGCTTCGACAAGATATATTATGAATCCAACACTTATCTCGAAGGGAAGGAGAAGGTTATGGAAGGGCTGGAAAAAGGTTTCTTTTTCAAAAAAGAGGACGGATCTGTTTGGGCGGATCTGACTGCTGAAGGTTTGGATCATAAGTTGCTTCTTCGTGGCGATGGTACATCTGTTTATATGACGCAAGATATCGGTACAGCTAAACTTCGCTTTGCAGACTATCCTATTGACAAGATGATTTATGTAGTAGGTAATGAGCAAAACTATCATTTTCAGGTGCTTTCTATTCTGCTTGACAAACTCGGTTTTGAGTGGGGCAAGAGCCTGGTTCACTTCTCTTATGGAATGGTAGAGTTGCCGGAGGGCAAGATGAAATCTCGTGAAGGTACGGTGGTGGACGCTGATGACCTAATGGAAGAAATGATTGCCACTGCTAAAGAAACTTCACAGGAACTTGGCAAATTGGATGGTTTGACACAGGAAGAAGCTGATGATATTGCCCGTATCGTCGGTCTGGGTGCATTGAAATATTTCATTTTGAAAGTAGATGCGCGTAAAAATATGACGTTTAATCCGAAAGAGTCTATCGACTTCAATGGTAATACAGGCCCGTTTATTCAATATACTTATGCTCGTATTCAGTCTGTGCTTCGTAAAGCTGCCGAATCGGGTATTGTGGTTCCCGGACAGATTCCTGCTGGTATTGAATTGAGCGAAAAAGAAGAGGGGCTGATTCAAATGGTTGCCGACTTTGCTGCTGTTGTCAAGCAGGCAGGGGAAGATTACAGCCCGTCTATTATTGCGAATTATACTTATGATTTGGTGAAAGAATACAACCAGTTCTACCATGACTTCAGTATTTTGCGCGAAGAGAACGAAGCGGTGAAAGTGTTCCGTATCGCTCTGTCGGCTAATGTGGCCAAAGTCGTGCGTTTGGGTATGAGTTTACTGGGTATTGAAGTACCTTCCAGAATGTAA
- a CDS encoding HU family DNA-binding protein, with product MNKSELISAMAAESQMSKADAKKALDAFITSVTNAMKAGDKVSLVGFGTFSVSERAERTGINPSTKATITIPAKKVAKFKAGAELSAAVE from the coding sequence ATGAATAAGTCTGAACTTATTAGCGCAATGGCTGCTGAATCTCAAATGAGCAAAGCCGATGCAAAAAAAGCACTTGATGCTTTTATCACTTCAGTTACTAATGCTATGAAAGCTGGCGATAAAGTATCTCTCGTTGGTTTTGGTACTTTCTCTGTAAGCGAAAGAGCTGAAAGAACTGGTATTAACCCTTCTACAAAGGCAACTATTACTATTCCTGCAAAGAAAGTAGCTAAGTTTAAAGCTGGTGCTGAATTGTCTGCAGCTGTTGAATAA
- a CDS encoding rhomboid family intramembrane serine protease has translation MGHIITDLKETFRRGNIFIQLIYINVSIFIIGTLINVFLQLFQHSIPDIFGIFALPASFIRFFHQPWSIITYMFMHAGLLHILFNMLWLYWFGSLFLHFFSAKHLRGLYILGGILGGLLYMVAYNVFPLFNQEVAVSTLVGASASVLAIVAATAYREPNYRVQLFLFGAIRLKYLALVVIGIDVLSITSSNAGGHIAHLGGALAGLWFATSLSKGADLTAWINWLLDAFISLFQKKTWKHKPKMKVHYGGGTTSREKDYDYNAHKKAQSDEIDRILDKLKKSGYDSLTTEEKKSLFDASKR, from the coding sequence ATGGGACATATTATAACTGATTTAAAAGAGACATTCAGAAGAGGGAATATATTTATCCAGCTGATTTACATTAACGTAAGCATTTTTATCATTGGCACGTTAATCAATGTTTTCTTGCAACTATTTCAGCACAGTATACCCGATATATTCGGCATATTCGCTTTACCGGCTTCCTTTATTCGGTTCTTTCATCAACCATGGTCGATTATCACTTATATGTTCATGCACGCCGGTCTTCTGCATATCCTATTCAATATGCTCTGGTTGTATTGGTTCGGAAGCTTGTTTCTACACTTTTTTTCAGCAAAGCATTTAAGAGGTTTGTACATATTGGGAGGTATCCTTGGAGGTTTATTATATATGGTTGCCTACAATGTATTTCCTTTGTTCAATCAGGAAGTAGCAGTTTCTACACTAGTAGGAGCTTCGGCTTCCGTCTTGGCGATTGTGGCTGCCACTGCTTACCGTGAGCCCAATTACCGGGTACAACTCTTTCTTTTCGGCGCAATCCGTCTCAAATATCTGGCACTCGTTGTTATAGGAATTGACGTATTATCTATCACGTCAAGCAATGCCGGAGGACATATCGCTCACTTGGGCGGCGCTCTTGCCGGACTTTGGTTTGCCACCAGCCTAAGCAAAGGGGCGGATCTGACCGCATGGATCAACTGGCTTCTGGACGCTTTTATCTCTCTATTCCAGAAAAAGACATGGAAACACAAACCCAAAATGAAAGTACATTACGGAGGAGGCACGACCAGTCGTGAAAAAGATTATGATTACAACGCCCATAAAAAAGCACAGTCTGACGAAATAGACCGCATTCTGGATAAATTGAAAAAATCCGGTTACGACAGTCTGACGACGGAGGAAAAGAAAAGCTTGTTCGATGCAAGCAAAAGATAA
- a CDS encoding rhomboid family intramembrane serine protease, with the protein MPTVTKNLIIINVLVFFGTLVAQRYGIDLANYLGLHFFLASDFNPAQLITYMFMHGGFSHIFFNMFAVFMFGPILEQTWGPKRFLFYYILCGIGAGLIQEGVQYIQYITELSQHTEVNLIGYGIISMDQYLNMMTTVGASGAVYAILLAFGMLYPNNQLFIFPLPFPIKAKFFVIGYAAIELWAGLANSAGDNVAHFAHLGGMLFGLILILYWRKKSKNNGTYYN; encoded by the coding sequence ATGCCAACTGTAACTAAAAACCTGATAATTATCAATGTATTAGTATTTTTCGGAACGCTTGTAGCCCAACGTTACGGTATAGATTTAGCTAATTATCTAGGATTACATTTTTTCCTCGCAAGTGATTTCAATCCGGCACAGCTCATCACGTACATGTTTATGCATGGCGGGTTCAGCCATATATTTTTTAATATGTTTGCCGTTTTCATGTTCGGACCGATTCTCGAACAAACCTGGGGCCCCAAACGTTTCCTGTTTTACTATATCCTTTGCGGTATCGGTGCAGGACTCATTCAGGAAGGGGTTCAATATATTCAGTACATAACGGAACTGAGCCAACACACGGAAGTGAACTTAATAGGTTACGGCATCATTTCTATGGACCAGTATCTCAACATGATGACTACCGTAGGTGCTTCAGGAGCCGTTTACGCCATTTTGCTGGCATTCGGAATGTTGTATCCCAACAACCAACTGTTTATCTTTCCGCTGCCTTTCCCTATCAAGGCTAAATTCTTCGTTATCGGATATGCTGCGATTGAGTTATGGGCAGGACTTGCCAACAGTGCCGGAGATAATGTAGCTCATTTTGCTCACTTGGGCGGAATGCTATTCGGGCTTATTCTGATTTTGTATTGGAGAAAAAAAAGTAAAAACAATGGGACATATTATAACTGA